TCAGGTGCTTCTAATCATATGACATTCAATTCTAATGTATTTGAAAACAAGCATCCTATTGTTACACCCAAAATCCAAAATGCAAATGGATCTGAAATAGTTGCTAGTCATATTGGTTAGGTTAAAGTCTCAGACAAAATACGTATATCTGATGTGTTACTTGTTCCAAAGATCAAGATGAATCTTACATCAATTGGGCAACTGTGCAATCAGGGTTTTAACATTTATTTCTTCTCCTTTGGCTGTGTAATACAGGATCCCAGGACAGAGAAGCTTGTTGGGATAGGTCGTAGAGTCGGTAGACTATATCTCCTTGAAACTCTAATTGTTCCTCAACAATCAAAGAATAAACTTACTGTTGCAGCTGCCAACTCCCTTCCTTCTACTGTGTCTCCATTTATGTCTTGGCACTCTAAGCTAGGCCATGTCTCTTTTTCACGTCTTACGTATATGATCAATAAAGGATTACTAAGAacaactcaagttgataaataacTTTATTGCATTTCCTGTAAGTTGGGTAAACAACCTGTACTTCCTTTTAATAATAGTGTTACTCATTCAGTTGAACCCTTTGATCTTATTCATTCTGATGTGTGGGGAAAGTCTCCCATTGCCTCTAAGGGAGGGGCTTTATATTATGTTATCTTCTTGAAAATATACACAGATTTCTCTAGAATGGTCAAAACTCAATTTAGAAAATCCATTAAAACCTTTCGTGCTGATCAAGGAGGTGAATAtatatcaactcttttcaaagAATTTCTTAAAACAAAAGGTACTCTACTTCAGTTATCTTGCACTGAAACTCTAGAGCAAAATGGTATAGCATAAAGAAAACATCGTCATATCATAGAGACAGCTAGAACCCAACTTCTTTCAGCATCAATTCCCTCTAATTTTTGGGGTGAGTCAGTTCTTACTGTTGTTTAAACAGTAAATCGCATTCCATCTATAGTCATAGGACGAATATCACCTTATGAACGCCTCTATAATAAGAAACCAAACTATTCTGAGCTTCGTGTTTTTGGTTCAACATGTTTTGTCCTTCTCACAGAACGAGAACGaaacaaactcagcaaaaaaaatgttatttgtatGTTCCTAGGTTATGGTATTGAACAAAAAGGTTATCGTTGTTACGATCCAGAGAGTCGTCGATTACGTATTTCTCGTCATGTTACGTTTTGGGAAAATATACCCTTTTGGTCTCTTCCTAGCAGCAAGTCTTCTACTCTAGAACAGTTTACGTATCTAGATCCTTTTGAGGATGTATCTCTACCTACCTCTCAGTCTACAACTATTTCATCCACCACCACAGAAGTCACTCCTCTTGAAAGTTTCGAAATTCCACATGACCACTCTATGGAAAATCCTGACATTGCTTCTCCAGAAAGGGATCTTGTGCCTGAGAATGATGTTTTACCTCCACGTAGTCGTCGACCACCAGCCAGGTTTGCAGATTATCATTGTTCTTTATCATCCATTTTATCTATACATGAACCAAAGTCATACAGGGAAGCATCTATAAGTCCAGTCTGGCAAACATCTATTGGAGAAGAACTAACAGCACACAAGGACGCTGGTACATGGGATATGCTTGACTTACCACCAGGGAAAACTGTTATTGGAAGTAGATGGGTGTACAAGATCAAAACAAACTTAGAAGGTAAGATAGAACGCTACCAATCTCGTTTGGTTGCTCAAGGATATACCCAAGAATATGGTATAGACTATGAAGAAACATATGCTCCCGTTGCTCGTATGACTATTGTACGTacacttcttgttgttgttgctgctcgtAATTGGaatcttcatcaaatggatgtcaagaaCGCCTTTCTTAacggagaacttcaagaagaagtgtatatgatACCACCACCAGGAATGACTCATTCTCCAAATCAAGTATATAAACTTCGTAAAGCTTTGTATGGGATTGAACAAGCACCGCGtgcttggtttgagaagtttTCCAATGCTATCCTTCAGTACGGATTCAATCAAAGTGCATATGACTCAGCAATGTTTACTCGATCAAACTGAGAAGGGTATGGATATTCTCcttttgtatgttgatgatatggttATCACAGTTGACGATTTAGAAGGAATTACTGCTCTTAAACTTCATCTCAGTTCGTGTTTTGAAATGAAAGACTTAGGTCTTTTAAGGTATTTTCTTGGTATAGAGGTTGAGAAATCATCTGATGGTTATTTCATCTCACAAGTGAAGTATGCCTCCGACATTCTTCAGCGTGATGGGTTAACAGATAGTAAAACTGCAGatacacctcttgaactaaatgtGAAGCTCAATCCCTTTGAAGGAAAAGCTTTAGCCAATCATACATTATATCGTCAGCTTGTGGGAAGTCTTAATTATCTAACCATCACAAGACCAAATATCAGTCATGCAGTTCATGTAGTTAGTCAGTTTATGTCAGCTCCAAGGTCCACACATTATGCTGTAGTACTTCGGATATTACGTTATATCAAAGGCACCTTGTATCAAGGTATAAAGTTCTCATCTACTTCTGATCTTTGTCTTCATGCATATTCAGATTCAGATTGGGCTGGTGACATCACATATAGACGCTCAACCACAGGATACTGTGTATTTCTAGGCaactctttgatctcttggcGCAGTAATAAACAAAGTATAGTTTCTCGGTCTAGTGCAGAGGCTGAGTATCGAGCTCTTGCTCATACAACTTCTGAAATTGTTTGGTTAAGATGGCTTCTTGAAGATATGGGAGTTCACTTATCAGAACCTACTCCATTGTGTTGTGACAATAAGGCCGCTATTCGCATTGCTCATAATGACGTGTTTCATGAACGTAGGAAGCATATTGAGATAGATTGTCACTTTGTAAGACATCACTTCAAGCAACAAACTATTGTCTTACCAT
This DNA window, taken from Papaver somniferum cultivar HN1 chromosome 3, ASM357369v1, whole genome shotgun sequence, encodes the following:
- the LOC113359522 gene encoding uncharacterized protein LOC113359522, which translates into the protein MDILLLYVDDMVITVDDLEGITALKLHLSSCFEMKDLGLLRYFLGIEVEKSSDGYFISQVKYASDILQRDGLTDSKTADTPLELNVKLNPFEGKALANHTLYRQLVGSLNYLTITRPNISHAVHVVSQFMSAPRSTHYAVVLRILRYIKGTLYQGIKFSSTSDLCLHAYSDSDWAGDITYRRSTTGYCVFLGNSLISWRSNKQSIVSRSSAEAEYRALAHTTSEIVWLRWLLEDMGVHLSEPTPLCCDNKAAIRIAHNDVFHERRKHIEIDCHFVRHHFKQQTIVLPFVRSKLQLADLFTKTLTSARLRFLISKLNMCVALS